From Nerophis lumbriciformis linkage group LG09, RoL_Nlum_v2.1, whole genome shotgun sequence, one genomic window encodes:
- the tmem88a gene encoding transmembrane protein 88a — translation MSLSRNGTLEKTSEQPPSEPTSPSRGGGGVVPPPYSMGGSEVADSPLELRGSLDCWACSVLVTAQNLIIAVINGMLAGAVFGIILTPALIMIIFGFLCHSTVQPHGTSVYCSDLLDDAGCVALLVVGFLLLTPLLVLALAAFCRLARHLQLGMCFIPYSRAVYKNLPPTRRRESVAGGCCGHQGALERERKGSVWV, via the exons ATGAGCCTGTCACGCAATGGAACATTGGAGAAGACGTCAGAGCAGCCCCCCTCTGAGCCCACCTCCCCCTCCAGAGGGGGAGGTGGAGTGGTGCCCCCTCCGTACTCCATGGGTGGCAGTGAGGTGGCTGACTCCCCTCTGGAGCTGAGGGGCTCCCTGGACTGCTGGGCCTGCTCCGTCTTGGTCACGGCTCAGAATCTGATCATCGCAGTCATCAACGGCATGTTGGCCGGCGCCGTGTTTGGCATCATCCTCACGCCTGCGCTCATCATGATCATATTTGGCTTCCTGTGTCACTCCACG GTGCAGCCCCATGGAACTTCAGTGTATTGCTCAGACCTGCTGGATGATGCCGGCTGTGTGGCTCTGCTGGTTGTTGGCTTTCTGCTGCTCACACCTCTGCTGGTGCTGGCGCTCGCCGCCTTCTGTCGCCTGGCTCGTCACCTTCAGCTGGGCATGTGCTTCATCCCCTACAGCCGGGCCGTCTACAAGAACCTGCCGCCCACGCGACGCAGGGAGTCAGTCGCGGGCGGCTGTTGCGGCCATCAGGGGGCTTTAGAGAGGGAGAGGAAAGGCAGCGTTTGGGTGTGA